A genomic segment from Segniliparus rotundus DSM 44985 encodes:
- the pheA gene encoding prephenate dehydratase, whose product MIAYFGPSGTFTEAAMLDFVRRGLAPDTGALALNSPQDVIAAVRDGTARYGCVPVESTADGSVAPTLDGLVAGEPVQIVAETQLEVSFSVLLAPEADPDEVATVAAYPVAAAQVRSWLAQRWPRAAVVPASSNAAAALDAAEGRADAAVTTPIMAERLSLREAARSVADITGSRTRFALISAPCAPPPRTGSDRTAVALRLAHAPGSLANAMNQLALRDLDLIRIESRPTRNQPEPYWFFLDFVGHVDDPVVAEALKSLWQHSIEVFYLGSWSCESFGGAANRPIGVPPPSDEAARRWVAGLRSPSSRP is encoded by the coding sequence ATGATCGCGTATTTCGGCCCCTCCGGGACGTTCACGGAGGCCGCGATGTTGGATTTCGTGCGCCGCGGGCTCGCTCCGGACACAGGAGCCCTCGCGCTCAACAGCCCCCAGGACGTGATTGCCGCGGTGCGGGACGGGACGGCGCGCTACGGTTGCGTCCCGGTCGAGAGCACGGCGGACGGATCGGTCGCCCCCACCCTGGACGGGCTCGTGGCCGGGGAACCGGTGCAGATTGTGGCCGAAACCCAGCTCGAAGTGAGCTTTTCCGTGCTGCTCGCCCCCGAAGCCGATCCGGACGAAGTCGCCACAGTCGCCGCGTATCCGGTGGCGGCGGCGCAGGTGCGGTCGTGGCTGGCGCAGCGCTGGCCGCGCGCGGCAGTCGTCCCGGCGAGCTCGAACGCCGCGGCGGCATTGGACGCCGCTGAGGGCCGCGCGGACGCGGCGGTCACCACCCCGATCATGGCCGAGCGCCTGAGCTTGCGCGAGGCGGCTCGCTCAGTCGCCGACATCACTGGCTCAAGAACCCGGTTCGCGTTGATCAGCGCGCCGTGCGCGCCGCCGCCCCGCACCGGCTCGGACCGAACTGCCGTCGCGCTGCGGCTGGCCCACGCACCCGGCTCGCTCGCCAATGCGATGAACCAGCTCGCCCTGCGCGATCTGGACCTCATCCGCATCGAGTCCCGCCCGACCCGCAATCAGCCGGAACCCTATTGGTTTTTCCTCGACTTCGTCGGCCATGTGGACGACCCCGTCGTCGCCGAAGCGCTCAAGTCGCTCTGGCAGCACTCCATCGAGGTTTTCTACCTCGGGTCCTGGTCATGTGAGTCGTTCGGCGGGGCGGCGAACCGGCCGATCGGCGTGCCGCCGCCGTCGGACGAGGCCGCGCGGCGATGGGTGGCGGGCCTGCGTTCGCCGAGCAGCCGTCCGTGA
- a CDS encoding HNH/ENDO VII family nuclease, with protein MSPDPVLSVSPPDFSRAGQIVRSALGGGSSGSGGEIAPAFFDLVMDLKTTKGLAGTDAYAHEWNNQFYRPALIGDTGGAGKGGGLMDAATVALNAMGMLSDLLVYSGINHALGDDPDAPAFPPGTHEVIPVPFVPDAQGRTMQAAPGWWPIIAGMLTGQEYPDGDVSALRNLRDRYKSTATAFRSGTAALDQASALVQQQQAPEVAGVVNWLGIVKTQLLDVADGFDVLGDGCAQFAQHVQSARDEVNKKAQEELGNIAETEIISAGLAGATLGVSEVLGNYRLYKRAKELAEFVKTRLSAERIAQELRDAFSPMAAIAGGPAAQGVGKLLPLLNAMPAIYMPEGAAEAAAIGSALGLDRLVTHMTRRMRPNAATERQVYENAVSESMNGKEYWQSGANKNILIPKDGKYPPEITNLPKTDNGKYYQGADGTLYPVNTQIHIGHIKYSEWARLRNDAIAKGWTERQLQEYIQNHKLYQIEDAYGNLSHQYEAPIPSVAEILRENPQ; from the coding sequence GTGAGCCCCGATCCGGTTTTGTCGGTGTCCCCGCCTGATTTCAGCCGCGCGGGGCAGATCGTGCGTTCCGCGTTGGGCGGGGGCTCCTCGGGTTCTGGCGGGGAGATCGCCCCGGCGTTCTTCGACCTGGTGATGGACTTGAAGACCACGAAAGGCCTGGCGGGCACGGACGCGTACGCACACGAATGGAATAACCAGTTCTACCGGCCCGCTTTGATCGGGGACACGGGCGGCGCGGGCAAGGGCGGCGGCCTGATGGACGCGGCGACCGTCGCATTGAACGCCATGGGGATGCTCTCGGATCTGCTCGTGTACTCGGGGATCAACCACGCGCTCGGGGACGACCCGGACGCGCCCGCGTTCCCACCGGGCACCCACGAGGTGATCCCGGTGCCGTTCGTCCCGGACGCGCAGGGCCGCACAATGCAGGCCGCGCCGGGGTGGTGGCCGATCATCGCCGGGATGCTCACCGGGCAGGAGTACCCGGACGGGGACGTGAGCGCGCTCAGAAACCTCAGGGACCGCTACAAATCCACCGCGACCGCGTTCCGCAGCGGGACAGCGGCCCTGGACCAAGCATCCGCGCTCGTGCAGCAGCAGCAAGCCCCGGAGGTCGCTGGGGTGGTGAACTGGCTGGGGATCGTGAAAACCCAGCTTTTGGACGTGGCGGACGGGTTCGACGTTCTCGGCGACGGCTGCGCGCAGTTCGCGCAGCACGTCCAGAGCGCGCGCGACGAGGTGAACAAGAAAGCCCAGGAAGAGCTGGGGAACATCGCGGAGACGGAGATCATCTCCGCTGGCCTGGCGGGGGCCACCCTCGGCGTCTCCGAAGTGCTCGGCAACTACCGGCTCTACAAGCGCGCGAAGGAGCTGGCCGAGTTCGTCAAAACCCGGTTGAGCGCAGAGCGCATCGCCCAAGAGCTGCGTGACGCGTTCAGCCCCATGGCCGCAATCGCGGGCGGCCCAGCCGCCCAAGGCGTCGGCAAGCTCCTCCCGCTGTTGAACGCGATGCCCGCCATCTACATGCCCGAAGGCGCCGCCGAAGCCGCCGCCATCGGCTCAGCGTTAGGCCTCGACCGCCTCGTCACGCACATGACGCGCCGCATGCGCCCCAACGCCGCCACCGAACGCCAGGTGTACGAGAACGCGGTCTCTGAGAGCATGAACGGCAAGGAGTACTGGCAGAGCGGCGCGAACAAAAATATCCTCATCCCCAAGGACGGCAAATACCCCCCGGAGATCACCAACCTTCCCAAAACCGACAACGGGAAGTACTACCAAGGCGCGGACGGCACGCTGTACCCTGTGAACACGCAAATCCATATCGGACACATCAAGTACAGCGAATGGGCGAGGCTTCGAAACGACGCTATAGCTAAAGGCTGGACCGAACGCCAGCTTCAGGAGTACATTCAGAACCACAAGCTCTATCAGATCGAGGACGCGTACGGCAATCTGAGCCACCAGTACGAGGCCCCCATCCCTTCCGTGGCCGAGATTTTGAGAGAGAACCCGCAATGA
- a CDS encoding crotonase/enoyl-CoA hydratase family protein, producing MPDESHSGQRPAAWREGLREGPHAPFADRPEPDNAGARYKTLTYETTGRVARIVFNRPERGNAITPDTPLDLAAAVERADLDPRVHVILVSGRGKGFCGGYDLDMFAENGGTSDAGAHETAPGAADNRAARAGTVLDPVAQAVNHNPWGVWDPMLDYAMMSRFNRGFASLLHANKPTVAKLHGFCVAGGTDIALYADQIICASDTKIGYPPTRVWGVPAAGMWAHRLGDQRAKRLLLTGDCISGKQAEEWGLAVEAPEPDELDECAENLVERIAMMPINQLMMVKLALNSALINQGVANSTMVSTVFDGISRHTREGYAFQLRSMTAGFREAVRERDEPFGDHKRAQFE from the coding sequence ATGCCTGACGAGTCTCACAGCGGCCAACGTCCCGCGGCGTGGCGGGAGGGTTTGCGCGAGGGGCCTCACGCGCCGTTCGCCGACCGGCCGGAGCCGGACAACGCAGGGGCGCGCTACAAGACCTTGACCTATGAGACAACCGGGCGGGTCGCGCGGATCGTGTTCAACCGCCCCGAACGGGGCAACGCGATCACCCCCGACACTCCCCTCGACCTCGCGGCCGCTGTGGAGCGCGCCGACCTCGACCCCCGCGTGCACGTCATCCTCGTGTCCGGGCGCGGCAAGGGCTTCTGCGGCGGTTACGACCTGGACATGTTCGCCGAAAACGGCGGGACGTCGGACGCGGGGGCGCACGAAACGGCCCCTGGCGCGGCGGACAACCGGGCCGCGCGCGCCGGGACCGTCTTGGACCCTGTCGCCCAAGCGGTCAACCACAACCCCTGGGGGGTCTGGGACCCCATGCTCGACTACGCCATGATGAGCCGCTTCAACCGAGGCTTCGCCAGCCTCCTGCACGCGAACAAGCCCACCGTCGCGAAACTCCACGGCTTCTGCGTCGCAGGCGGCACCGACATCGCCCTCTACGCCGACCAGATCATCTGCGCCTCGGACACCAAAATCGGTTACCCGCCCACCCGCGTTTGGGGCGTCCCCGCCGCCGGCATGTGGGCCCACCGTCTCGGGGACCAACGCGCCAAACGCCTCCTGCTCACCGGCGACTGCATCAGCGGCAAGCAAGCCGAGGAATGGGGCTTGGCCGTGGAAGCCCCCGAACCCGACGAACTCGACGAGTGCGCCGAAAACCTCGTCGAACGTATCGCGATGATGCCGATCAACCAGCTCATGATGGTCAAACTCGCGCTCAACAGCGCGTTGATCAACCAGGGGGTCGCCAACTCCACGATGGTCTCCACCGTCTTCGACGGCATTTCCCGGCACACCCGCGAGGGCTACGCCTTCCAGTTGCGTTCGATGACGGCGGGATTCCGCGAGGCGGTCCGCGAGCGCGACGAGCCCTTCGGCGACCACAAGCGGGCGCAGTTCGAATGA
- a CDS encoding WXG100 family type VII secretion target, which produces MGGSLRSDSAELRAVQQLVSGIVDEMRVGFDGLAQHGDQLLEGWIGVAASKFRAPWDEWKQGCKTVVDALEAESGLLGESADEYDQQEGVNSDSLANVDVRYNW; this is translated from the coding sequence ATGGGTGGTTCGCTTCGCTCGGACTCGGCGGAGCTTCGCGCCGTCCAACAGCTCGTGAGCGGCATTGTGGACGAGATGCGCGTGGGGTTCGACGGGTTGGCGCAGCACGGGGACCAGCTCTTGGAGGGGTGGATCGGTGTGGCGGCTTCGAAGTTCCGTGCGCCGTGGGATGAGTGGAAGCAGGGCTGCAAGACGGTGGTGGACGCTTTGGAGGCCGAGTCCGGGCTTTTGGGCGAGTCCGCCGATGAGTACGACCAGCAGGAGGGCGTGAACAGCGACAGCCTGGCGAATGTCGATGTGAGGTACAACTGGTGA
- a CDS encoding ankyrin repeat domain-containing protein has translation MTNNIDVHSRDSLQQTPLHISVGDMWEPGDRTPSVDQLIAAGADVNARDQWGRTPLHYASHSDRADAVAALIAAGADVNARDNGNWTPLHAAAARGCTAVVKLLLDAGAEVEPIDSQGETPLSRAITAKSGVPEEVIKLLRERGANPWRKSGRHSPLSAARAHTSGYHFQEIKEAFADLPDEEPK, from the coding sequence ATGACTAATAACATCGACGTACACAGCCGAGACAGCTTGCAGCAGACCCCGTTGCACATCAGCGTCGGTGACATGTGGGAACCGGGCGATCGTACCCCGTCAGTAGATCAGCTCATCGCAGCCGGGGCCGACGTGAACGCACGCGATCAGTGGGGGCGTACCCCGCTTCACTACGCCAGCCATAGCGACCGAGCCGACGCGGTGGCGGCGCTTATCGCAGCTGGTGCCGATGTGAACGCCCGAGACAACGGAAACTGGACCCCACTGCATGCAGCCGCAGCCCGAGGCTGCACAGCTGTGGTCAAGTTACTCCTTGACGCGGGAGCCGAAGTGGAGCCTATTGACAGCCAAGGGGAGACACCTTTGTCAAGAGCCATCACAGCGAAGAGCGGTGTACCGGAAGAAGTGATCAAACTGCTGCGTGAGCGTGGTGCTAATCCGTGGCGTAAGAGCGGTCGGCACAGCCCTCTGAGCGCTGCCCGAGCCCACACGAGCGGTTATCACTTTCAGGAGATCAAAGAGGCATTTGCGGACTTGCCGGATGAGGAGCCGAAGTGA
- a CDS encoding WXG100 family type VII secretion target: MGEEYRVELDQLLAHVERCEEFDKKVEDWLDQIDAAIARLHTSWSGEAAAAQREQHDRWVAGAREMRDALARLKDQAAADHGRYAGLIGHQRGMWP; the protein is encoded by the coding sequence ATGGGCGAGGAGTACCGCGTGGAACTCGACCAGCTTCTCGCGCATGTCGAGCGGTGCGAGGAGTTCGACAAGAAAGTCGAGGATTGGCTCGACCAGATCGACGCGGCCATCGCCCGTCTGCACACGAGCTGGTCGGGCGAGGCCGCTGCGGCGCAGCGCGAGCAGCACGACCGCTGGGTCGCTGGCGCGCGGGAGATGCGGGACGCGCTTGCGAGGCTCAAAGATCAGGCGGCGGCGGATCATGGGCGTTACGCGGGGCTGATCGGGCATCAGCGGGGTATGTGGCCGTGA